A window from Phaeocystidibacter marisrubri encodes these proteins:
- the kbl gene encoding glycine C-acetyltransferase yields the protein MYGKLQQQLQAELQQIEADGLYKKERIITTPQDAVIKTAEGKEVLNFCSNNYLGLSSHPKVIEAAHQALNSHGFGMSSVRFICGTQDIHKTLEKKIADFLGTEDTILYAAAFDANGGVFEPLLGPEDAIISDSLNHASIIDGVRLCKAMRFRYENNNMADLEERLKEANEKGARNKIIVTDGVFSMDGYVAQLDKICDLAEQYDALVMVDECHATGFIGATGRGTHELRNVMGRIDIITGTLGKALGGAMGGFTTGRKEIVELLRQRSRPYLFSNSLAPSIVGASIAVFDLLSETTDLRDKLENNVNHFKKGIKAAGFDIKDGDSAIVPIMLYDAALSQQFADKLLEKGVYVIGFFYPVVPKGQARIRVQLSAAHEIEHLDQAIAAFTEVGKELGVI from the coding sequence ATGTACGGAAAACTTCAACAACAACTTCAAGCCGAACTTCAACAGATTGAAGCAGACGGCCTATACAAGAAAGAGCGAATAATCACTACTCCCCAAGATGCTGTGATCAAAACGGCCGAAGGGAAGGAAGTGTTGAATTTTTGCTCGAACAATTACCTCGGACTTTCTTCTCACCCTAAGGTGATCGAAGCGGCGCATCAGGCGCTCAATTCACATGGTTTTGGAATGTCATCGGTTCGCTTTATTTGCGGTACACAAGACATTCACAAAACGCTTGAAAAGAAGATTGCCGACTTCCTAGGAACGGAAGACACCATCCTTTACGCTGCGGCATTTGATGCGAACGGCGGAGTGTTTGAACCGCTTCTAGGTCCAGAAGATGCCATCATCTCGGATAGCTTGAACCACGCTTCCATCATAGACGGTGTTCGTTTGTGTAAGGCAATGCGCTTCCGCTACGAGAACAACAACATGGCAGATCTTGAAGAGAGATTGAAAGAAGCCAACGAGAAAGGCGCTCGCAATAAAATCATCGTTACCGATGGAGTGTTCTCTATGGACGGCTATGTGGCGCAATTGGACAAAATCTGTGACCTTGCCGAACAATACGACGCTCTGGTAATGGTAGACGAATGTCACGCTACAGGGTTCATCGGTGCCACGGGTAGAGGTACGCACGAACTCCGCAATGTGATGGGTAGAATTGACATCATTACTGGAACCTTGGGTAAGGCCTTGGGTGGTGCGATGGGCGGATTTACCACAGGTAGAAAGGAAATTGTTGAACTTCTTCGCCAACGTTCTCGCCCTTACTTGTTCTCTAACTCGCTTGCCCCTTCTATTGTGGGTGCATCTATCGCGGTATTCGACCTTCTGAGCGAAACCACCGACCTCCGCGACAAGTTGGAAAACAACGTAAATCACTTTAAGAAAGGCATCAAGGCAGCTGGTTTTGATATCAAAGACGGCGATAGCGCTATTGTTCCTATCATGCTTTACGATGCAGCTCTTTCACAACAGTTTGCCGATAAACTTCTCGAAAAAGGTGTTTACGTGATTGGATTCTTCTATCCAGTGGTTCCAAAAGGTCAGGCTCGAATTCGCGTTCAGCTTTCTGCTGCGCATGAAATAGAGCACTTGGACCAAGCGATTGCTGCCTTTACTGAGGTAGGTAAAGAATTGGGCGTGATCTAA
- a CDS encoding UvrD-helicase domain-containing protein encodes MSTSHPKTFQVYSASAGAGKTFSLVREYLKICLRSETSSEFTRILAITFTLKAAGEMKRRVLEALNAFRQPTVPSKFRGLYDAVADDLEIDDATLSRRSHEVLKSILHDYTGLSISTIDKFTYRLVRTFSHDLGLASNFDVELDDAEMYRQSIDLLLDDSGRHAELTKLLHRYVDRKMDEGKYWKPEGEMLKMAAHLGDENSAEILDKLESWTLPQFIEVRGKLESQLAAYKAKMHGLGEEGMKLIAGIPAAYFNYGAVPSYFKKALQNDLSAFMAGKRIRDFHEKGVYTKAKPAPEAAAAIEPINDALTDLIGRCIAFEDEEVVHALILEKVLANYDGMAVLHEIAAKLNDYKEANNLESLKTFNKLIYESLINLPTPYIYERIGEKYRHYFIDEFQDTSSLQWLNLTPLVHNAVASGGSTMIVGDAKQSIYRWRGGEAEQFLGLIESARNPDELGGDVAYALKHVSLEHNWRSATEIINFNNDFFGRLAEVLGEDQHQQLYREVAQKAMGQEGGMVSIEFLETERKNDLFHAGCLQKTLVRVRECLDAGYHPGDIAILVRNNVYGEKVARVLTQEGINVVSVDSLKLQNSSAVRAIIAFIRLKLNPADLEARMELVDMLHQSGVYSMTAEELHAGLLAASDVRGDAWQKWTADHEIAEALAAKDAAGLFEWGENAARALRLIDGRKPDPFIQFFLDELYAFGQRKSHNIVDFLTWWYEKGHNQSITVPNSREAVQVMSIHKSKGLEFPVVIFPFANFEAKRKGGDTRWVRLDEDQFEGLPVALMGMNSELAARAETTHPSYTATYERFDRETVFDNINLLYVVLTRPVDRLYIISEQNNSKTGPSMDKGKINDYLLCYLEEKGLRPEGDERLILGSETPAPSQEEDEGASARSIDTFVSNAWRGRVQLSRDTDGIKDQLSDRPRMWGNTIHNLLAEVERASDLPQVLRRAVVSGKLPKSSVSEIREVLEKVVNHPELSDSFTAEKVYNERDWVGDDRVHRPDRITSKNGVWTVLDYKTGDELSSHKKQIRRYADLLGVGQTVRSVLVYINDDVRIVEVRSAPSGGEQLTLL; translated from the coding sequence ATGAGTACATCCCATCCCAAAACATTTCAAGTTTACAGTGCCAGTGCTGGTGCTGGAAAAACGTTTAGTTTGGTGCGGGAGTATTTAAAGATCTGCTTGCGATCTGAAACATCCTCCGAATTTACTCGAATTCTCGCTATCACGTTCACCCTTAAGGCGGCTGGGGAAATGAAGAGAAGGGTGTTGGAAGCCTTGAATGCCTTTCGTCAACCAACAGTGCCTTCAAAGTTTCGAGGATTGTACGATGCAGTAGCGGATGATTTGGAAATAGACGATGCCACGCTTTCTCGTAGATCCCACGAAGTGCTCAAGTCCATTTTGCATGATTATACGGGATTGAGTATTTCTACCATCGACAAATTCACGTACCGACTGGTCCGCACGTTTAGTCACGATTTGGGACTAGCTTCCAACTTCGACGTGGAGTTAGACGATGCAGAAATGTACCGTCAATCTATTGATCTGCTCTTGGATGACAGTGGAAGGCATGCAGAGCTGACTAAACTCCTTCATCGCTATGTAGATCGTAAGATGGATGAAGGTAAGTACTGGAAGCCGGAGGGAGAAATGCTCAAAATGGCTGCTCATTTGGGTGATGAGAACAGTGCGGAGATTCTAGATAAACTCGAGTCGTGGACGCTTCCGCAATTCATTGAAGTACGCGGCAAACTAGAGAGTCAGCTTGCGGCTTACAAGGCCAAAATGCACGGATTAGGTGAAGAAGGCATGAAGTTGATAGCCGGAATTCCTGCTGCTTACTTTAATTACGGAGCTGTTCCATCCTATTTCAAAAAAGCGCTTCAGAATGATTTGTCCGCTTTCATGGCTGGGAAACGCATTCGCGATTTTCACGAAAAAGGGGTGTACACCAAGGCGAAGCCAGCGCCAGAAGCAGCTGCCGCAATCGAACCTATCAACGATGCACTCACTGATTTGATCGGTCGATGTATCGCCTTTGAAGATGAGGAAGTTGTTCATGCACTGATTCTTGAGAAAGTTCTTGCCAACTATGATGGAATGGCGGTATTGCATGAAATTGCTGCCAAACTAAACGACTATAAAGAGGCGAATAACCTGGAGAGTTTGAAGACCTTCAACAAGCTTATTTATGAATCCCTGATTAATCTGCCCACTCCCTACATCTACGAGCGAATTGGTGAAAAATATCGCCATTATTTCATCGATGAATTTCAAGATACCAGTAGCCTTCAATGGCTCAACTTAACTCCTTTGGTGCACAACGCCGTTGCTTCTGGAGGTTCAACCATGATTGTGGGGGACGCCAAGCAAAGTATTTATCGATGGAGAGGCGGAGAAGCTGAGCAGTTTTTAGGGTTGATAGAAAGCGCTCGAAACCCAGATGAGCTGGGGGGCGATGTCGCTTATGCCTTGAAGCATGTTTCCTTAGAGCACAACTGGAGATCTGCCACTGAAATCATCAACTTCAACAACGATTTCTTCGGTCGGTTAGCTGAGGTTCTAGGGGAGGATCAGCATCAGCAATTGTACCGAGAGGTTGCCCAAAAGGCCATGGGACAAGAAGGGGGGATGGTTTCCATAGAGTTTCTAGAAACGGAGAGGAAGAACGATCTCTTTCATGCGGGCTGCCTGCAGAAAACGTTGGTTCGCGTGCGAGAATGCTTGGATGCTGGATATCATCCAGGTGATATTGCCATCCTAGTTCGGAACAATGTGTACGGAGAGAAAGTAGCCCGTGTTCTCACACAAGAAGGAATCAATGTAGTGAGTGTAGATTCACTTAAACTACAGAACAGTTCTGCCGTTCGGGCTATTATTGCTTTCATCCGACTTAAACTCAATCCGGCGGATTTGGAGGCTAGGATGGAGTTGGTGGACATGCTTCATCAATCGGGTGTGTATAGCATGACTGCTGAAGAATTACACGCGGGACTATTGGCAGCTTCCGATGTTCGTGGGGATGCTTGGCAAAAGTGGACCGCCGATCACGAAATCGCGGAAGCTTTAGCGGCTAAGGATGCAGCGGGACTTTTTGAGTGGGGGGAGAATGCCGCACGTGCACTTCGCCTCATTGACGGAAGAAAGCCCGATCCCTTCATCCAGTTTTTCTTGGATGAACTCTACGCTTTTGGACAGAGGAAATCCCATAATATTGTCGACTTCCTAACTTGGTGGTATGAGAAGGGGCATAATCAATCCATCACCGTTCCGAACTCCAGAGAAGCCGTACAGGTGATGTCCATCCACAAATCCAAAGGCTTGGAATTCCCTGTGGTCATTTTTCCGTTTGCCAATTTTGAGGCAAAGCGAAAGGGAGGCGACACTCGGTGGGTTCGCTTAGACGAAGATCAATTTGAAGGTTTGCCCGTGGCTTTGATGGGTATGAATTCCGAACTAGCCGCACGTGCAGAAACCACCCATCCATCGTATACGGCAACATATGAACGCTTTGATCGAGAGACTGTTTTCGACAACATCAACCTGCTCTATGTGGTGCTCACCCGTCCTGTAGATCGTCTCTATATTATCAGTGAGCAGAACAATAGCAAGACTGGGCCTTCCATGGATAAGGGAAAGATCAACGACTACCTCCTTTGCTATCTGGAAGAGAAGGGACTGCGTCCCGAAGGTGACGAGCGACTCATTCTCGGATCGGAAACGCCTGCGCCTTCACAAGAAGAGGATGAAGGTGCCTCTGCACGAAGCATAGACACCTTTGTGAGTAATGCTTGGAGGGGAAGAGTGCAGCTGAGTAGAGATACAGATGGTATAAAAGATCAACTCAGCGATCGCCCTAGAATGTGGGGAAACACCATTCACAATTTGTTGGCAGAAGTCGAAAGGGCTTCTGATTTGCCTCAAGTGCTGCGGCGTGCGGTAGTATCTGGAAAACTGCCCAAATCGTCCGTTAGCGAAATACGGGAAGTACTGGAGAAGGTGGTCAACCACCCAGAATTGTCAGATTCCTTTACAGCGGAAAAAGTCTATAACGAGCGAGATTGGGTAGGTGATGACCGCGTGCATCGACCAGATAGAATCACCTCTAAGAATGGCGTGTGGACAGTACTGGATTACAAAACCGGAGATGAGCTCAGTTCCCATAAAAAACAAATCCGCCGGTACGCGGATTTGTTAGGAGTAGGACAGACCGTTCGATCTGTCCTAGTATACATTAACGATGATGTTCGCATCGTAGAAGTGCGTTCAGCTCCAAGTGGAGGAGAACAGCTTACTCTTCTTTAG